The window AATATCGTCTTGGTGATAGGAAGGAGGAAGAAGTGGTATgttcacttttttatttatttaatttattatatataataaataaaataaaaagttaatacagttgtaatgttaaaaaaaattaggggcTAAATGACAATATCtaatagtaaataattaataataaaaatgaaataagagAGATTggatgaaaaatgataaagataTAACATTTATGtggttgaaatgaaatgaaatgaaatgaaatgaaatgaaatgaaatgaaatgaaatgaaatgaaatgaaatgaaatgaaatgagatgagatgaaatgaaatgatatatatatatatatatatatataatgatgattaattttaaagtgtctggattaccgggtcgagagtagatagatatttgagtcggatggTGGGTTGACTAGCCCATAAAcctaaaactgttaaaaattaaaaatactatttgtatatttcgaatttgcaacctaacaaaagtacaactttttaaccaaaaacaatttatattttaaattcaacactaaatttgatgaacgcatgacattttaacaatataattttaacttttaaactcactaatattaatatatatatatattagtttcaaATTATTCGGATTACCGGATTGagaactatggttaatttgaatatatatgtgagagtaaatggatatttgagttggattgtgggtagacccacccataaacctaaacagttaaaaataaaattaaaaatgttatatgtatgttttgaacttgcaacctaacaaaacaagtacaactttttaaccaactaaactaataagacttattattttaaattcaacaccaaatttgatgaacgcgagatattttaacaatataaattcaaatttttaactaactaatctatatatataatgatacttaattttagagtgtccgaattgtcgggtcgggAGTTATGGttgatttgaatatatatgagagtaaatggatatttgggtcggattataggttgacccacccataaatttaaaacagttagatataaaataaaaaacgttatatgtatgttttgaacttgcaacctaacaaaataagtataatcatttaaccaactaggctaataagactttatattttaaattcaacactaaaatttatgaatacgagacattttaaccatataatttcaacttttgaactaactaatatatatatatatatatatataatgattcttaattttaaagtgtctggattggcgattcgagagctgtggttaatttaaatatatatgtgagagtaaatggattgaccaaagtgtgaggtcacgatgctaaatgttaaatatatgaatcaaatatttaattgaccaaaatgaaagtgtaaggtcacgagatgagaagttcattcgaaaaaaatatgtgacgAGATATTTGAgaagataaattgttttattgaaatgaataaaatgtggaatgtgagtgttctattttttattttaatatattattctttatttattaagaattttaaatatggaatatattatattacttttttattaaatttattatttataattttatcggTGTGCATTGTACGAAAATCTTTGGTTAATAACTCTGACTTTTAAgagattaaatttataattttaaataatatatatgtataaataaacttttaataatttatacatttaaatgaaattaatacaagtacgtatatttaatttattcaaaaaaagtAACTCTAACTATTTTTTAGTTAGAATAGTCTCTAgtataaaaatctatatatatataatgatgcttaagtttaaagtgtccggattgtcgggtcgagagctgtggttaatttgaatatttatgtgatcgtaaatgaatacttgggtcggattgtgggttgacccgcccataaacttaaaacggttaaaaataaatttaaaaatgttatttgtaggtttcgaacttgcaacctaacaaaacaaatacaaccctttaaccaactaagctaaatacactttatatttaagattcaacaccaaatttgataaacgcaaaacattttaataataaaagttcaaatttttaactaactaatctatatatataatgatgcttaatttttaaagtgtccggattgccgggtcgagagctgtggttaatttggatatttatgttagagtaaatggatacttggatcggattgtgggttgacccgcccataaacttaaaacggttaaaaataaatttaaaaatgttatttataggtttcgaacttgcaacctaaaaaatcaagtacaacccttaaccaactaggctaacaactctttatatttaaaattcaacaccaaatttgatgaacgcgagacattttaataataaaagttcaaatttttaactaactaatatatatatataaatataataatgcttaatttttaaagtgtcctgtctggtcgagagttgtggttaatttggatatttatgtgagagtaaattgatacttgggtcggattgtgagttgacccacccataaacttaaaacggttaaaaataaatttaaaaatgttatttataggtttcgaacttgcaacctaacaaaacaagtacaaccctataaccaactaggctaacaacactttatatataagattcaacaccaaatttgatgaacgcgagatattttaataataaaagttcaaatttttaactaactaatctatatatataatgatgcttaatttttaaagtgtccggattgcagggtcgagagctgtggttaatttggatatttatgttagagtaaatggatacttggatcggattgtgggttgacccgcccataaacttaaaacggttaaaaataaatttaaaaatgttatttataggtttcgaacttgcaacctaacaaaacaagtacaaccctataaccaactaggctaacaacactttatatataagattcaacaccaaatttgatgaacgcgagatattttaataataaaagttcaaatttttaactaactaatctatatatataatgatgcttaattttcaaagtgtccggattgcagggtcgagagctgtggttaatttggatatttatgttagagtaaatggatacttggatcggattgtgggttgacccgcccataaacttaaaacggttaaaaataaatttaaaaatgttatttataggtttcgaacttgcaacctaacaaaacaagtacaaccctttaaccaactaggctaacaactatttatatttaagattcaacaccaaatttgatgaacgcgagacattttaataataaaagttcaaatttttaactaactaatctatatatatatatataaaatgatgcttaatttttaaagtgtccggattgcctagtcgagagttgtggttaatttggatatttatgtgagagtaaattgatacttgggtcggattgtgggttgatccgcccataaacttaaaacggttaaaaataaatttaaaaatgttatttgtagatttcgaacttgcaatctaacaaaataagtacaacgtttaaccaaatgtgattgacatgtggtttgtcaagggataatagaccggtatcatttgaaagtggttaaaaaatatgaatcaaatatttaattgaccaaagtatgAGGttacgatgctaattattaaaaaatatgaatcaaatatttgattgacaaagtgaaagtgtaaagtcacgaaatgatattcattcggaaaaaatatgtgatgaaacatgtgagaaaataagttgttttatcaaagtgaataaaatgtgtaatgatagcgttatatttttattttaataatttcatgaaaaaatcaaataatttctctcttttctctctttcctccaaTAAAGGTTttgacacgtcattccctcaccaaattctctcatctaatcatttctcatacgtatatatatatatatatagtggcgGACCTACTAGGGGTCCGGCCTCCCCcaacctaaaaaaaaattttttttttaatatacccCACATCTCTCTTTTCTTTGCCCTAATTCATATTGATCATATCTCTCATTCACTATAATCTCTGCCCTAATTTCGATCAATATCCTATCTCTCATTCTCcttaatcttcttctttctaTTCGCTAACCTAACGCCCCATTTTTTAATGGTCCTTAAATTtgcaaaatattattaaatcgACTCGGTCCCCATTTTTTAAGGCtttaaattttccaaaatattattgattatttattataaaatatttattttaccgtataatattatattactttatatttttttatttttttatatttattttcttataataagttaaactttataacttttctcttcgtattatatataataatatatttattttctctatatatatataatagacgagtgatagagggagggaatttggtgaggaaatttggtgagagaatgacgtggcatcaccttcattgattggaaaatgtaaaagtgcgaggaaagagagaaaatagagaaattatttaattttttcagcgaataagattatgccacgtcattccctcaccaaattccctcaccaaattccctcacctaattccctcacctaatcatttctctatataataatatatttattttctctctatataataatatatttattttctctctatatttataataatatattacttatttttctctatattaaaataataatttctctctctatattatatttaatataataatatattaatatttttaaatgttttattatttttcatccttaatattaggttattttatatatattactaaccctaattatatttatattgtttatattgatATTCGTCTCTTTCcatctcaaataatttaaattttttatcatacaTTCAACCTAAGTGAAAATCATCTTTGAggtcatatttttttcattccaGAGACATCATTCAATATATCACGAATAGTCGAATATTATAAAAGGAGGCTTTAAAATCACCaaaagtatattaattattaaggtatattttttcatttacaacttattatattaatatttttttacactagttaatattattatatatttaatttgtatatttaatattcttttataaaatgtacaattattatatttattttaattttatttaggggCTAGGTTAggttgtgacacatatttatttttagttatatttatttttagttatttattttatataagatatgGAATAATGGAGAGattctataaacgaatttgtacttctacatcacatgaccagGCCGAgccttctcaatcaattaataagcctactaatgagtctaatatTACTGATCAAATAGAAAATCAATCACGTGCTGAATTAAATTTGGATGATATTATTAGTGATCCAAGATTAAGGAAACCAATTGAGAAATTTGATATTGCTATTCGAGATCAAGCTCGAAGAGAATATGTACTTCGAAGGCCTTGTCAATTAAATGGTCATTTGTATCCAATAACATCTTTTGGTAATCATGAAAGGAGCTTTCAAGAAAAttggtataaaaaatatacatggttagaatatagcatatcaaaagatgcagcattttgtttttggtgttatcttttcaagcctttaaatagagaaaacgtagatgataccTTTATAGGAGATGGGtataaaaattggaaaagggcattagaaagattcaatcgtcataAGAAAtgttttacgtacacatggtcgtgatatagaaataaattatcgcacccGTTTAACGGTAATGTTAGATGTAACACGTtttctattgaggcaaggattaccttttcgaggacatgatgagtcaagtagttcatcaaataaaggtaattttcttgaattgattgattggtatagtcaatGTAATGAAGAgatttttaaagttataaaacAAAATGCTCCCGGAAACAATCAGTTGACTTctacaaaaattcaaaaaggTTTAATACATGCTTGTGCTTCACAAATCACAATTTCTATATTAAATGATATTGGAGATAAGTTCTTTTCATTGATGGTTGATGAGGCTCGGGATAGTTCGGTGAAGGAACAAATGGGAGTTGTTTTGAGATATGTGAATAAAAAAGGATGTGTGATTGAACGATTTCTTGTTGTTGTGCACGTGTCTGACACTACTGCTGAGTCTTTAAAAAAGGCTATTGATGCTTTATTTATGAAACATGGTTTGTCATTGTCTAAATTGAGAGGACAAGGATATGATGGGGCTTCAAATATGCGCGGTGAGTTCAAAGGGTTAAAATCTCTAATATTGCAAGAAAATCCACATGCGATGTATGTTCATTGTTTCTCTCATCAACTTCAATTAGTTCTTGTTGCTGTTTCTGAAGACAATATCATTGTGAGTGAACTTTTTGCATATGTCACAATGATTGTGAACACATCCGGAGCATCTTGTAAAAGAAGAGATCAACTTAGAATGCTTCAACATGAAAAGATTGTTGCTGAATTCGAAAATGGAGAAATCCTTACTGGGAGAGGGAAAAATCAAGAAACTAATTTGACAAGACCTGTGGATACTCATTAGGTATCACATTATTTGACGTTACTTCGTTTATGTTCAATGTGGTCTTCAGTGCAAGAAGTGCTGATAAATGTAGTTAATGATGCATCATCTTCTGCGAATAGAGGTACTGCAAATGGTTTACTTAAGAAGATGAAtgattatgaatttgtttttgtgttgcatttgatgaaaaatttattgggaATTACAAGTTGTTATCACTTTGCctacaaagaggagatcaaaatatagttcaagccatgtcattgattgcgagttcaaaaaatcaattacaagaatttagagaaaatagatggcatgatattttggaccaagttaacagtttttgtcaattacactcgatctcaatacttgatatgaatgatcatatgataattgatagcaatggtAGACGGAGAGGAAAAGggga is drawn from Impatiens glandulifera chromosome 3, dImpGla2.1, whole genome shotgun sequence and contains these coding sequences:
- the LOC124930579 gene encoding zinc finger MYM-type protein 1-like; its protein translation is MVDEARDSSVKEQMGVVLRYVNKKGCVIERFLVVVHVSDTTAESLKKAIDALFMKHGLSLSKLRGQGYDGASNMRGEFKGLKSLILQENPHAMYVHCFSHQLQLVLVAVSEDNIIVSELFAYVTMIVNTSGASCKRRDQLRMLQHEKIVAEFENGEILTGRGKNQETNLTRPVDTH